From Candidatus Hydrogenedentota bacterium, a single genomic window includes:
- a CDS encoding FKBP-type peptidyl-prolyl cis-trans isomerase: MKNAMRLASLTAGAVVMTLTMSANAAEEAAAAPAPNLESEMSKESYAVGANIGRSIAEPGIELDLDAFLAGFKAAYAKQELAMSVEEIQAAMMSLQGKAQAAGQKKMEEAGATAKAEGEAYLAENAKKEGVKVTESGLQYKVVTEGTGAIPTAADTVKVHYTGTFTNGEKFDSSVDRGEPAMFGVTQVIKGWTEALQMMKVGSKWQLAIPSDLAYGPGRGSIPPNAVLLFDVELIDIVKPEAAAAQQ, encoded by the coding sequence ATGAAAAACGCAATGCGCCTGGCCTCCCTGACCGCGGGAGCCGTCGTCATGACCCTGACGATGTCCGCGAACGCCGCTGAAGAAGCCGCCGCCGCGCCGGCCCCCAACCTCGAGTCCGAGATGTCCAAGGAAAGCTACGCCGTGGGCGCAAACATCGGCCGCAGCATCGCCGAGCCCGGTATCGAGCTGGACCTGGACGCCTTTCTGGCCGGTTTCAAGGCCGCCTATGCCAAACAGGAACTGGCCATGAGCGTGGAAGAGATCCAGGCCGCCATGATGTCGCTGCAGGGCAAGGCCCAAGCCGCGGGCCAGAAGAAAATGGAAGAAGCGGGCGCCACGGCCAAGGCCGAGGGTGAGGCGTACCTGGCCGAGAACGCGAAGAAAGAAGGCGTGAAGGTTACCGAGAGCGGCCTCCAGTACAAGGTCGTCACCGAAGGCACCGGCGCCATTCCCACGGCCGCCGACACCGTCAAGGTCCACTACACCGGCACCTTCACCAACGGCGAAAAGTTTGACAGCTCCGTCGACCGCGGCGAGCCCGCCATGTTTGGCGTGACGCAGGTCATCAAGGGCTGGACCGAAGCCCTTCAGATGATGAAGGTCGGTTCGAAGTGGCAGCTTGCCATCCCCTCCGATCTCGCCTACGGCCCCGGCCGCGGCTCCATCCCCCCGAACGCCGTGCTGCTGTTCGATGTCGAGCTGATCGATATCGTGAAGCCCGAGGCGGCCGCTGCCCAGCAGTAA